From Streptomyces sp. TLI_235, a single genomic window includes:
- a CDS encoding zinc carboxypeptidase, whose product MPPPYATPTVPQTPAQIEAALADLAATFPALCTLGEFPNRSVEDREIHFIRIANAPQNGRPAVVLTGGVHARESAPPDALVHFAQNLLVSRTTGADIVFPATSCRPLPAGPTVNYPPFTIPAVEVERTLNGVDLYVAPLINPDGRLFDQLNPPSDPIGAGWRKNRRPHPNPARVGVDINRNHDIAWRFEDYYDMAVYLSFYQDGPASTDTRAETYRGPSAASEPETANVQWLIDDARATYFVDVHQFGRKVLLCWGIEDNGSDPSMNFSSPTWTSKRDGLRPGSPGLPPDRPDYREFVTNAPPHFVRKTLVTIADEMRDAILRSAGVDPTVSTAKPQRAHSTYDVGQSASLYHPLGGPVTGTTDDYAFRRQFDDPTRAPVFAFTIETGHEEESGFHPDYDSPPGHYAKIEREVHAALMALCNFAV is encoded by the coding sequence ATGCCCCCGCCCTACGCCACGCCGACCGTGCCGCAGACACCGGCCCAGATCGAGGCGGCACTCGCCGACCTCGCGGCCACGTTCCCCGCCCTGTGCACGCTCGGTGAGTTCCCGAACCGCAGCGTCGAGGACCGGGAGATCCACTTCATCCGCATCGCGAACGCGCCGCAGAACGGCCGTCCGGCTGTGGTGCTGACCGGTGGCGTCCACGCACGCGAGTCCGCGCCGCCGGACGCGCTGGTCCACTTCGCGCAGAACCTCCTGGTGAGCCGCACCACCGGCGCCGACATCGTCTTCCCCGCGACGTCCTGTCGGCCGCTCCCGGCCGGGCCGACGGTGAACTACCCTCCGTTCACCATCCCGGCCGTCGAGGTGGAGCGGACCCTGAACGGCGTCGACCTCTACGTCGCGCCGCTGATCAACCCCGACGGCCGGCTGTTCGACCAGCTGAACCCGCCGTCCGACCCGATCGGTGCCGGCTGGCGCAAGAACCGGCGGCCCCACCCCAACCCGGCCAGGGTCGGAGTGGACATCAACCGCAACCACGACATCGCCTGGAGGTTCGAGGACTACTACGACATGGCGGTGTACCTGTCCTTCTACCAGGACGGCCCCGCCTCCACGGACACCAGGGCGGAGACCTACCGGGGACCGTCCGCGGCCTCCGAACCGGAGACCGCCAACGTGCAGTGGCTCATCGACGACGCCCGGGCCACGTACTTCGTCGACGTCCACCAGTTCGGCCGCAAGGTTCTGCTCTGTTGGGGCATCGAGGACAACGGCAGCGACCCGTCCATGAACTTCTCCTCTCCCACCTGGACGAGCAAGCGGGACGGCCTCCGCCCGGGCAGCCCGGGCCTGCCGCCGGACCGCCCCGACTATCGGGAGTTCGTCACCAACGCCCCGCCGCACTTCGTGCGCAAGACCCTCGTCACCATCGCCGATGAGATGCGGGACGCCATCCTGCGCAGCGCCGGCGTGGACCCGACCGTCAGCACCGCGAAACCCCAGCGGGCCCACTCCACCTACGACGTCGGACAGAGCGCCTCGCTGTACCACCCGCTGGGCGGACCGGTCACCGGCACCACCGACGACTACGCCTTCCGCCGGCAGTTCGACGACCCGACCAGGGCACCGGTCTTCGCCTTCACCATCGAGACCGGGCACGAGGAGGAGTCCGGGTTCCACCCCGACTACGACAGCCCGCCCGGACACTACGCCAAGATCGAACGGGAGGTGCATGCGGCGCTCATGGCCCTCTGCAACTTCGCCGTCTGA
- a CDS encoding AraC family transcriptional regulator with amidase-like domain, with protein MAEPSRVVIAAFPGVELLDVTGPAEVFSIASRLLGPDRPGYRVEVAAARAGELQTSGGVRLVADVALDAVGGGVDTLLVAGAMDMSAGSVRAVVDPVVAGWLPEAAARARRVAGLCAGAHLLAAVGLLDGLTATTHWLTAGQLAADHPRIDVDPDPIFVRAGRVWTCAGVTAVLDLALAMVAEDHGQALALDVARAMVMYVKRPGGQSQFSVPLSLQAPADERIDGLRHWIHDHLAEDLPVQVLADRLHLSVRHFSRLFRRRTGHTPTDYLEAVRLEAARRLLEESDRSLPAVAADTGLGSVETLHRTFRNRLGTTPAEYRRRFRSPEAAAPRTA; from the coding sequence ATGGCCGAACCGAGCAGAGTTGTCATCGCCGCCTTTCCGGGCGTCGAGCTGTTGGACGTGACCGGGCCGGCGGAGGTGTTCTCCATCGCCTCGCGCCTGCTCGGCCCCGACAGGCCCGGCTACCGGGTGGAGGTCGCGGCGGCGCGGGCCGGGGAGCTCCAGACGTCCGGCGGTGTCCGGTTGGTGGCCGACGTGGCGCTGGACGCGGTGGGCGGCGGGGTGGACACGCTGCTGGTGGCCGGTGCGATGGACATGTCGGCGGGCAGTGTCCGAGCGGTGGTCGATCCGGTCGTGGCCGGCTGGCTTCCCGAGGCGGCGGCCCGGGCCCGCCGGGTCGCCGGACTCTGCGCCGGTGCACACCTGCTGGCCGCCGTCGGCCTGTTGGACGGCCTGACGGCCACGACGCACTGGCTGACCGCGGGCCAGCTCGCCGCCGACCACCCGCGCATCGACGTCGACCCGGACCCGATCTTCGTCCGGGCCGGACGGGTGTGGACCTGCGCAGGGGTGACCGCCGTCCTGGACCTGGCGCTGGCCATGGTCGCGGAGGATCACGGCCAGGCGCTGGCTCTCGACGTGGCCCGCGCGATGGTCATGTACGTGAAGCGGCCCGGCGGGCAGAGCCAGTTCAGCGTGCCGCTCTCGCTCCAGGCACCGGCCGACGAGCGCATCGACGGCCTGCGCCACTGGATCCACGACCATCTGGCCGAGGACCTGCCGGTGCAGGTCCTCGCCGACCGGCTTCACCTCAGCGTGCGGCACTTCTCCCGGCTGTTCCGCCGCCGCACCGGCCACACCCCCACCGACTACCTGGAGGCCGTCCGGCTGGAGGCCGCACGGCGGCTGCTGGAGGAGAGCGACCGCAGCCTGCCGGCCGTTGCCGCCGACACCGGCCTCGGCTCCGTCGAGACCCTGCACCGCACCTTCAGGAACCGGCTCGGCACCACACCGGCCGAATACCGCCGCCGCTTCCGCTCACCCGAGGCGGCCGCACCCCGGACCGCCTGA